The segment CGACAAGTGAAGGACGCCACGGCCAAACACCATAAAGCTATCGGCCGAGCCGGTTTCACCTAAGCGCAAGGCCAGGTTCTTTTCCAATTCCTTTTCCAAACGCTCTTTAATGTGGCGTGACGTAACAAACTTACCTTCCTTTCCATAGAACGGTGAGTTGTTGATGGTAAAAAGCATGCTCATGGTGGGCTCATCAATCGCAATTGACTTCAGGGCTTCTGGCTTTTCAGGATCCGTAACCGTGTCACCGATTTCAAAACCTTCCAGGCCTACAATGGCACAAATCTCACCAGACGAAACCGATTCAACTTTTTGTTTTTCAAAACCTTCAAAAACGTATAAGTCTTTAATGCGCGATTTCACAACTGTTTTGCCATCGCGTTTCACCAAAGCAACCGGCTGACCGGTTTTTAGTTCGCCCCGGTGCATGCGGCCGATAGCCACACGGCCAATATAAGAAGAGTATTCCAGCGAAGTGATGAGCATTTGGGGAGTACCCTGCTCAAGTTTTGGTGATGGAATGTATTTAATGATTCCCTCGAGCAAGGGGGTGATGTCGGTTGTTGGCTGTTTCCAATCCGTGCTCATCCAGCCTTGTTTGGCCGAGCCATAGAAGGTAGGAAAATCCAATTGGTCTTCGGTTGCATCCAGCGTAAACATCAGGTCAAACACCTGCTCGTGTACTTCATCGGGTGTACAGTTTTTCTTATCCACTTTGTTTACCACAACAATGGGCTTTAGGCCCAATTGAATGGCCTTTTGCAACACAAAGCGGGTTTGGGGCATAGGGCCTTCAAAAGCATCAACCAACAGCAGGCAACCATCGGCCATATTCAACACTCGTTCAACTTCACCACCAAAATCGCTGTGGCCCGGTGTATCAATAATGTTGATTTTGAAATCTTTATAACGAACAGAAACATTTTTGGCAAGGATGGTGATGCCCCGCTCACGTTCCAGTTCGTTGCTGTCCATAATTAATTCGCCCGGGTTTTCGTGGGCCTGGAACAACTGCCCGGCATGCAATAATTTATCGACCAGGGTGGTTTTTCCGTGGTCAACGTGGGCTATAATGGCAATGTTCCTGATTTTGTTTACGTCCATAACTTCGAATTCTGCTTGTTTTCTGCCTTTTATCCTCTTAAGGCGCTGTTTAAGGGCGCAAAGATACACACGAAATCGCTAGGAATAAGGCGGGTGTTCAAAGATTCTGTTCAGGCTTACGGTCACTTGCGCTCCAGCGCTGTTTCAATAAAGGTGTGCAACTCTTCCATGATGGCATCCGGATCAGTATAGTAACGGACCTCTATGCGCGTCTCGTTAAACTTCACAACCAGTGCGTACCACTTTTCATCCGAAAGGTTATAGGTTTCTTTCATTATCCTGGCAACATCCGGATCGGTAATCACTTGCCGATAGGTTTGCGTACGGTTGTTTTCGCGAACATACTTGGCAAGTTTTCGCCTGTCGCGCTCTTCGCGCCAGAAAAAATAATCAATAGGTGAGATTACAGCCTGAAGCGGATCCATTCGTTTAGGTTCTTCGCGTGTCCTGTCTTCGATTTTGTTCGGGTATAGCCGTGTGGCCTTAACGGTAATGTTGGCTAACAGCTGAACATTTTCTTTCATCAACACCATAATGGCATCTTCTTCAAAAAGAAGCGGGAGAACCAACGGTTTATATCCCAGGCTTGTAAAGATAAGTGTATCCGTTGGCCGCGCGCTAAGTTGAAAGCTCCCGTCCTGGGTAGCAGCTATACCACGCGGTGAATTTTTTATTGCGATGTGAACATCAGGAATATTTTTCATGGTTGCCGAATCAACCACAATACCACGATAAACCTTCTGCGCCACAACATGCGCAGTTAAAACCACTAATAAGCATGTAACGGAAATGCGGATCAACTGAAGGATTTTTACTTAAGATGATTATTGCCTGTCATTAGTTGTAGCAGATTAAAGTATCAGGCTTTAAATCTAAAAAATGTTCCCATCGGTAAATCACGACCATTTCCTGACTTTAAAAAGAACTCGCCAGCCTCAGGATCCTGCACATTAAAGTGCGACCTGGACACATTAAGCCCTACCAACGAGGATAACCCTACGGCATACATGCTCAGTATAAAAAAACTGTTCTTACGTTCCAACAAATCACTGCTTACACGGACCAACTCATTTAATTGCTCCTGCAAGGTCCACTTTTCCCCATCCGGCCCACGGCCATACGGTGGTGGGTCCATAATAATACCGTTGTATTTGTTACCGCGCTTTGCTTCACGTTTCACGAACTTGAAGGCATCTTCGTGTACCCAGCGGATATCTGACAAGTTGTTCAACTGCATATTTTGATTAGCCCAATTTAATCCGGGGCGCGAAGCATCAACATGGGTAACATCAGCGCCAGCACTTTTCGCAACCACCGAAGCTGCACCGGTGTAGGCAAACAAATTCAGCACGCGGGGTTTTTCAATTTTCCAGTTAGCAATGGTGTCGTAAATAAAATTCCAGTTTTCGCCTTGTTCAGGAAAAATACCCACATGGCCAAAACTGGTAAGTGCCAGGCGCAACGTAAGTTTTAAATTGTTGTAGTGGTAAGTTACTTGCCAGTTTTCAGGCATGCCTTTGCTTCGGGTCCATCCTCCCATTACCTCATCGCTAAAGCGGAATTTATCTTTCTGCTCACGGTCGAAACGCGCATGTGCCATGGCAAGCCATTCCTTGTCGGGCAACACCTTCGACCAGATGGCTTGTGGTTCGGGCCGGCTAAGGATATACCTTCCAAAGCGTTCCAGTTTCTGTCCGTCACCGGAGTCGATGAGTTCGTAATCTTTCCAGGAGGCGGGATATAGTAATTTCAAATTCAAGGTTCAATGTTCAAAGTCTGGGTAAAAATAGAAAGAAGCTATGATTTTGAAATTTAAAGCCAGAACTTTACCTGCAGTCAATTAGGGAAATGGCGCGTATTCATAATCGAGGCTATCGGAAACAAACAAAAAAAGGCCCCTCCTTTATCAAGGAAGTGAATGATGCTACCCAAGCGAATCTAAATTCCCATACTAATTCAGGTGTGGCAGCGGGCGTTAACAACTTACATTTTAAAATTACCAGTACACAAAACCCGAAAATCAAAAGTCTGCTTGCGCTCGAAAAACCACGCGAACGAAGGAAACAACAACTATTTGTTATTGAGGGTAAAAAAGAAATATGCTTGGCCCTGCAAGCAGGCTATCGTTTAGGAAACTTATTTTTTTGTGATGAGTTGATTACATTAAGTGAATTGGAAAGCCTGGGGTTAGCGGATAAGTTGCTGATTCCGGTTTCCAAAGAAGTGTATGATAAAATTGCAATGCGCGAAAATTCAGGAGGTGTGATCGCTATTGCCGAAATGAAGGATCATCCACTTAAACAAATACGCCTGGCTACCCATCCGCTTTTGCTGATCCTCGAAGGTGTTGAGAAACCCGGAAACCTGGGGGCAATTTTACGAACAGCCGATGCAGCAGGCGTTGATGCCGTAATTATTTGCGACCCGCAAACTGATTTCTACAACCCCAATGTTATACGATCCAGTTTAGGCTGCGTTTTTACCAAACCCATTGCAGCTGCTACCAGCAAAGAAACGATTGCGTGGTTAAAGCAACACAACATTGCTATTTATTGCACATACCTTCAGGCTTCAATACCCTATACAGTAACCGATTTTAGCAAACCTTGTGCTATTGTTATGGGAACTGAAGCAACTGGTCTATCGGACATATGGACAAAAAATGCCGATCAAAACATCATTATACCCATGCAGGGAAAGATTGATTCGATGAATGTTTCCACATCCTGCGCTGTGGTGGTTTTTGAGGCCAGGCGGCAGCGTAACCTTGCAACGACTAAATAAGGGAGCGCCAGAAGAAATACAAAGGGCTTAAGGGTGATTTAAGCCTTTTGAATCTATACAGAGGTTTTTCCATGGCTACTCATCTCCCAAAATCTGGGACGAACTCTTTAAAATAAAGAGAATAAAGGCTGCAGAAAAAATGCAAATGCTAAATAGACTCAATGCCAAAGTTTCCATATTATCTGCTTTCTATCAACCAAATTATAGTCTACAAAAATCAAACCTGCTCGTTGGCTTATGCAAGAGCACAAATAAACCTGACACATTTTAAGATGCTCGTGAAAAAATGACAGTTCCACTTACATAACATAATAAGTGCCTTCCATTTTGGGTAACTCTATATCAATGTTACGCCATTCGGTTTCCTCACGATGACCCTCAACCATATGCCGCAAGGTGATTTCAATAGAGCGAGCAATAGTGGTAACCGGTGTATCGGTAGGTTTGTTTTCAAATGGATCCTGGAGGTGGATGGCCATTTTTTCAACCAGGAAAAATACCGATGCAATGGTTATTACCAGCGGTGCCTCAATAAACCCGAAGTACTCTGTTAAACCAAACGGAAGCAAAACAACAAACAGGTACAAGGCAAAATGTATGTACAAGCTATAGGTGGTGGGGAATACTGTATTTTTTATACGTTCGCATTTACCCATGGCATCACATAATCGGCTAATGGTTTGATCCATTTCAACTTGCTGGAAACTGTTTATCTTCCCCTCTTCCAATGCTCTTCTGATATCACGCCCATGCAGCATGAGCAATGCATTGGGTACATGCTTGTGGCGGCCAATAAAGCGAAATTCTTCATCGTTCAAAAAACGTTTAACCGGCAAGTGCGCATCGTGGTTCCTCAGAAAGTTGCCCAGACTGTAACACCAGGCTGCCTGCCGCATAGCAAAACGGTTTTTTACTTCCATGGCAGCCTCAGGATTATTTGCATCGGTGTAGAACGTGAGCATTTGACGCACCAAGGTGCGCGAATCGTTCACAATGGCCCCCCAAATGATGCGGGCTTCCCACCAGCGATCATAAGCCTGGTTTGACCGGAAAGCCAACAATAATGAAATTATGGTACCCACAATTGCCGGAATGGCTATGGGTATTGTAATGCTGTTGATATTAAGATAGTTGTGCACCAGGCCAAACATTATGGCATATACACTCACGAAAATGAATTCGAACTTTATCTTACCAACAACATACTTCAGCGGTATGTCTTTTCTTAACAGCATCTTTCTTTTTTATCAGATGGTGAAACCTGTTCAGTTATCCACTAAACTCAGCACCGGCACTCCTAATTTTTCGGCCAGTGAAACATGTTCTTCAATTCTTCCGGCACCCCAACCACGGGTTTCAGTTTTGCGTGTTTCAACCAATAGATCAATGTTGTGCCGCTCAATGGTTTCTACTAACTCAGGCGCAAGGTCTTCAGTACTTTGCCCTTGCTGCAATTTGGTTTGGCTCACCACGCGTACATCAAACTCACGGCTAAGCATTTTCTGGACCTCTTCCATTGAAATATTGGCAGGTGAGTTATCCACATAAATGGCCTGATCCAGGGCAAGTTCTTCTGTCCTTTCGGGTATGTGAAGCAATGGGTACTTACAGGTCACCAGCAACTTAACTGCCTGACGGAAAATGGAGGCCCTTTCTTGTTTGAAGGATGGCGTGAGTACCACCAATTCAATGTCATGGTGGTTCATGATGTTGCGAAGCAATGGACCCGAAATACCGTATTGGTGATGTACCCTCAACGAAACATAGTCAAGTCCATCCATATACCTTCTGCAGTCATCTAACACCCGTTGCTCCTGATTGGATGTTTCAACACTCGATCTTGAAGCAAATAATAAATCTGTTATGCCATCGGGCATTTCAGAAATCATCAGCAGCACAATCTTCACATTATCTTCGCGTACATTTTTAATTACCGTACGCACCGCCTGCAATGTATCTTGCTTTAGGGTTGTAGGAATGAGTATGTTTTTCATGGCGCTTTTGTTTGGTGAAACGATGTAACGAAGTAACTGCACCAATCTAAAAGCAGCCTTAATCTAACATTAGAATTTATTAAGAAGGGTGATTAGATTTTTTTAATCATTAAAAGCAGCCTGACATCCACAAGGTCTACTCTTCGGCTCCCCGTTCACTGCGGATAACATAGCCCAAACCTTTCATGGTATGTATCATTTTTTCACCGAAGGGCTTATCAATTTTTTTTCGCAGGTAATTTATGTAAACATCTACCACGTTGGTACTCATATCGAAACGTATGTCCCAAACATTTTCCAGCAACTGGTTACGGCTAAGTACAATACCCTTATTGCGCACCATGTATTCCAATAGTTTAAACTCCATGGCAGTAAGTTTAATATCTTTACCCGCGCGGCTCACGGTTTTAGCTACGCGGTCCACCAGTAAATCAGCAACCTGAAGGGTATTGGCATCACGGTCGGAGTAGTTGGCGCGCCTGGAAAGGGCGCGTACACGGGCTTCAAGTTCAGAAAATTTAAAGGGCTTAACCAGGTAATCGTCAGCACCACTATCCAAACCTGTTACAATATTTTCATTGCTGCCAAGGGCTGTAAGCAGCAACACGGGCACAAAGTTTTTGGACACCCTAACCCGCCTGCATATTTCAAGGCCGTTAACATCCGGCAACATAATGTCCATAATTACCACATCAAACTGGTAACGCGAAAGCATATCCAAAGCTGTGTTTCCATCCATGGCCACACTTACCTCGTAATTATGCTCTGCAAAACCCTTGCGCATAAGGGCCAGAAGATTTGGCTCGTCCTCTACAATAAGAATATTCATGCCACA is part of the Cyclobacteriaceae bacterium genome and harbors:
- the typA gene encoding translational GTPase TypA translates to MDVNKIRNIAIIAHVDHGKTTLVDKLLHAGQLFQAHENPGELIMDSNELERERGITILAKNVSVRYKDFKINIIDTPGHSDFGGEVERVLNMADGCLLLVDAFEGPMPQTRFVLQKAIQLGLKPIVVVNKVDKKNCTPDEVHEQVFDLMFTLDATEDQLDFPTFYGSAKQGWMSTDWKQPTTDITPLLEGIIKYIPSPKLEQGTPQMLITSLEYSSYIGRVAIGRMHRGELKTGQPVALVKRDGKTVVKSRIKDLYVFEGFEKQKVESVSSGEICAIVGLEGFEIGDTVTDPEKPEALKSIAIDEPTMSMLFTINNSPFYGKEGKFVTSRHIKERLEKELEKNLALRLGETGSADSFMVFGRGVLHLSVLIETMRREGYELQIGQPQVIFREIDGVKCEPIEELTIDLPEGDAGKAIETVSIRKGEMTNMEPKNDRMILKFLIPSRGIIGLRNYLLNVTAGEAIVTHRFKEYQPYKGEIPGRINGSLIVMEEGEAIPYSLHNLQDRGKFFIDPGEAVYEGQVIGEHSRAGDLVVNVTKTKKLTNIRASGSDEKMRIAPAVKFSLEEALEYIQADEYVEVTPKSIRLRKIYLKENDRKRERNKALAV
- a CDS encoding carboxypeptidase-like regulatory domain-containing protein, with amino-acid sequence MAQKVYRGIVVDSATMKNIPDVHIAIKNSPRGIAATQDGSFQLSARPTDTLIFTSLGYKPLVLPLLFEEDAIMVLMKENVQLLANITVKATRLYPNKIEDRTREEPKRMDPLQAVISPIDYFFWREERDRRKLAKYVRENNRTQTYRQVITDPDVARIMKETYNLSDEKWYALVVKFNETRIEVRYYTDPDAIMEELHTFIETALERK
- a CDS encoding class I SAM-dependent methyltransferase is translated as MKLLYPASWKDYELIDSGDGQKLERFGRYILSRPEPQAIWSKVLPDKEWLAMAHARFDREQKDKFRFSDEVMGGWTRSKGMPENWQVTYHYNNLKLTLRLALTSFGHVGIFPEQGENWNFIYDTIANWKIEKPRVLNLFAYTGAASVVAKSAGADVTHVDASRPGLNWANQNMQLNNLSDIRWVHEDAFKFVKREAKRGNKYNGIIMDPPPYGRGPDGEKWTLQEQLNELVRVSSDLLERKNSFFILSMYAVGLSSLVGLNVSRSHFNVQDPEAGEFFLKSGNGRDLPMGTFFRFKA
- a CDS encoding RNA methyltransferase; the protein is MARIHNRGYRKQTKKGPSFIKEVNDATQANLNSHTNSGVAAGVNNLHFKITSTQNPKIKSLLALEKPRERRKQQLFVIEGKKEICLALQAGYRLGNLFFCDELITLSELESLGLADKLLIPVSKEVYDKIAMRENSGGVIAIAEMKDHPLKQIRLATHPLLLILEGVEKPGNLGAILRTADAAGVDAVIICDPQTDFYNPNVIRSSLGCVFTKPIAAATSKETIAWLKQHNIAIYCTYLQASIPYTVTDFSKPCAIVMGTEATGLSDIWTKNADQNIIIPMQGKIDSMNVSTSCAVVVFEARRQRNLATTK
- a CDS encoding response regulator transcription factor, whose amino-acid sequence is MNILIVEDEPNLLALMRKGFAEHNYEVSVAMDGNTALDMLSRYQFDVVIMDIMLPDVNGLEICRRVRVSKNFVPVLLLTALGSNENIVTGLDSGADDYLVKPFKFSELEARVRALSRRANYSDRDANTLQVADLLVDRVAKTVSRAGKDIKLTAMEFKLLEYMVRNKGIVLSRNQLLENVWDIRFDMSTNVVDVYINYLRKKIDKPFGEKMIHTMKGLGYVIRSERGAEE